TGTCACTTGATTCGCTTCAAAGAAGTAGGCATCCCGAATAATATCAAGCAGAGACCTTGCATTTTGGAGTTTAAGGCGCTGGCCTTTCGCCAAGAATCCCGCTTGGCGCAGGATGTTGGCAAACTTTGAAATGAAGCCGTAGCTTAGATCAGAAATTTTGGAAAATTCCTCAATGGTGGGGGTGGCTTCATGTTGGTTCAAAAGCAAGACAACCATCCAAAGACGCTCAGGGGTTTTCAACTCCTGAGTAAATAAACCTGGGTTTAGAAAAAACTGACCGCCATTCTTCTTGTTTTTTTCACGATTAGCCATAATTTTCACGATCGTGAAAATCCTATAATTTGGTGAAATTTTTGTAAAGGTTTAAATAATTCAAATAGTTAAACTTGGGAATTCGGACTCTAAACAGAGTAATAAGTCCCTGTTATTCCTCTGTTTCACTACCGTGAAATTGGGCCCTTTTCGTGAAAATGTTCACAATTAGGCTGATGTTCATGGGTCGTGAACATCGCCAGTTTTCACATAAAATCGCATGACGAAGGAACGTTAAATTCAATTGTTACAATGAGTTGCCTTTCCTCCGTCATATAATTCCTTCTTGCAAAATAAAAAACTCGCTTCACTAACTCTAGGGCTTGCGCCCTGAGCGAGCAAAGCGAGTCGAAGGGCTCCGGCTGCTGGATTCGAACCAGCGACCAAGTGATTACAGTTACCCCACAACTTTCGTTGCGGACTGGACTATCTCATCATCCTCTATAAAAATAGGATGGTGGGCGCTCGGGGGAAGATTATTCTTCTCGTCACTTCCTAGTCTCTGCACCTTCCTCCCACCTTTAATATTGGGAGGCTTGGCTCAGGATTCCCTTATTCTTTGGCGAGAACGTAGGGTTCCCTGAATTCACCCACTTTTTCAACTGCAGTTACCTGCAGAAGCTGCTTACCAGCATGGATTTCACGGTGACAATTTGCACAGAGCATCACACATTTATCCAATTCTCTCTGAACTCTCTCCCAGCTTCTGGAATGCCCATACTGGGAAATAGCAAAGTCCTTTTCACTTGGATCTAAATGGTGAAACTCAAGGGCCTCTGGACACTTGTTGTATCCACAAGAACGACAACAGCCACCTTTATAATCAATCGCCATTTCACGGATTTTCTTTCTCCGCTTGGCAACCGCTCTAATCATGTACTGACGTCGGTCCTGGTAAGACCCTGTCTCCCGTTTAGCCACCATGCCTCCTATTTACAGTCACCTACTCTACCGCTGAGCTAAGCCGGAGTGGTATAACTAAAACGTAAGTTTCAGGTTTATAGTATAGGGTTCCGAATAAAATCAATTAGAAATCGGCAAATAAAAAAGCCCTAGCCAGAAGGCATTTTCCCTTTTATAATGCGGAAAGAGTCTATTTAGGGGTACTTCAGTAGGGGAAATCCATGCAAATGATTAAATCAAACGCTCCGCGGTTAATTGCGTTTCTATTAATCTCTACCGCTATTGCACTTAATTTTTTACTGTAGTTGCGACTTGGCCTGATTAAACTGGCTAATCAATTCAGCGTAAGTCGTGGTAACGGGAAATTGTGGAAATTCGGCAATCACATTAGGGGGGGGGCGGAACAAAATGCCCCGATGTGCCTCCAACAACATTGCCGTATCGTTGTAAGAATCACCTGCTGCAATCACTTTAAAATTAAGCGCCTTTAAGGCCCGCACCGAGGCGCGTTTTTGATCGGGCATCCGAAGTTTGTAGTTAGCGATCTCGCCTTTCGCATTAATTTCTAATTGGTGACAAAACAAACAGGGGTAATCGAGTTGCTTCATCAACGGGGCAGCAAATTCATAAAAAGTGTCTGACAAAATAATGACTTGAAATTCACTTTTCAACCATTGTAAAAAATCTTTGGCGCCCTCTAATGGCTGCATGGTGGCAATCACCTGTTGGATATCTTTTAATTTTAAATTATTTTCTTTTAAAATCTTGAGCCGTTTTTTCATCAAAACATCGTAGTCGGGGATGTCTCGGGTGGTTAAAGCAAGCTCTTGAATACCCGTTTTTTTAGAAACGTTGATCCATATTTCTGGAGTCAAAACCCCTTCTAAATCTAAGCACGCCAGCATCAAGGCAACCCCTTATTTAAGCTACAACCACCACCCGGAGAACCACCACCTTGAATGGCCGTATTAACATCGCCAACCGGAGCCGTTGGGGTAGGGCTTGGTGATGACGGAGCGGTGACCGCCGGGTCG
The window above is part of the Deltaproteobacteria bacterium genome. Proteins encoded here:
- the thrH gene encoding bifunctional phosphoserine phosphatase/homoserine phosphotransferase ThrH, with protein sequence MLACLDLEGVLTPEIWINVSKKTGIQELALTTRDIPDYDVLMKKRLKILKENNLKLKDIQQVIATMQPLEGAKDFLQWLKSEFQVIILSDTFYEFAAPLMKQLDYPCLFCHQLEINAKGEIANYKLRMPDQKRASVRALKALNFKVIAAGDSYNDTAMLLEAHRGILFRPPPNVIAEFPQFPVTTTYAELISQFNQAKSQLQ